TCTCATCTATGACGTATCGTTCAACCCAAGTTCTATTGGTGTGCGGCTGCATCGGAACATTGTTTTCTATCTTGCAGGCCTTTAAGCATCTTCCGCATCCGATGCATTCCTCCGTGTTAACTATGAAACCCCATTGATGCGCGTCCCATTCGTAATTCTCTTGACTCACAGTTTGGTTCCAGTTACGGTTATACTGTGCGAGTGCGGATAGACCAGTAACGGCAGCGACGCCTAGAATTGCGCCTCCAGCGCCTAGCTTTACGAAACTACGTCTGGAAACTTTATTCTCACTCAATTTTTAACACCTGTTGTGTGACATTTTAGACACATATCATTGGTTCTTTCAGCGTGATCCTCAGGGAAAGGTATGGAAGTACCTGTCTGGTGGCAGGTTCTACACTTCTGCGTGCCTTCTAGCGTGTGTGGGATCGTTGGTGGATTGACAACCTTGTGGCAGGTCAAACAAACATCATTAGGTCGTAGATTGTGATCCTTTGGAAGCTCCTTAGCTACTCCAGTAGTGTGGCAGGACCTGCAGTCAGATCGGCCTTCAACTGGATGTGGTACACTAGGCGTAGGCGCCCTAGGCGCATGAGGATCATGGCATGTTAAGCATGTATACTCTAAAGTTCTAGGAACACCAGTCAAGGTATAGGTGCCTTTAGCTGTAATGTTACTCCAATGAGTAGCTATGCTTACCTGTGGAAAACCATTAGGTCTAGACACCGACGCAGCGTGACAGGTCTTGCAGAGTTCAGGCGAGGATTTCTCCAACCCTTCTGTGCTGTTTGTCTTTATGTGGTTAGGTACAACGCCGTGACATACCTCACAATCTACTGCTCGTTGTTTTGATGCATTCCACTTTGCATAGACCTCAGTGTGGCAGCTCTTACATTCATTTGGTCCAGTGAGTTTAACAGGTTTGCTCATCCACTCCCCTATGTTATCGGCGCGATAGTTGCCTGCACCTCCAAAAGGTGAATTAGGGGTCACTACGCTTACTGAGACGAAGGATGTTGGAGTGGTTACTCTGGACAGGACTGCGATACCAAGTAAGAGGGCAACTATTAGTATCATGAATCGTGCGTGGTGCTTGTACAATCCAGTACTTAACCCAAAAAAATTGGATTTAATTCTTTTCTATGTATTTTTTGAACTGTATATATCGATGAGTTTGAGGCGCGCGAGTCCTCAACAGCCCTGATAAACCGGGCTTAATCCACGCAAAACAAGCCATAATTGGTGAGATAGGCTGAAGCAAGACCTACCGCCCTGTAGAACCTTATCCAGTACAAAAGCCAAAGCATAGTCCACAACATTCAAAGACGCAGAAATAGGCAACGCGGCGCTCACTGGAAGTCACATGCTATCCGTAGAAGTTTTTAGGAAGTGATTTATCAGAAAGATGTACGTGGGGTAATGGCACTTGAGCTCCATCTTCTTCGACGCACTCAGAAGACTCTCGCAAGCACACCTTAGCGAGATCACTATACATCAAGAAAGATGTATAGATATGTGTGGGAAGGAGAAACGTCTATGCACCGCGTGCCAAGAGAACTGCGTCGCTAACGCTATCAGGATTAGTGAGCAGGTTGAAATCGACTGGAGCCGGTGTACTCGTTGTGGAGTCTGTGCGGCGGTCTGTCCCACAGAGGTTTTCGAAATACAGGTACTCTCTGACAATATGATACTCAAGGAAATCATGGAACAACCTAAGCCGGAGCAAATACAGATTGTGTGTGACTTTGTCAAAGGCCAATTTCAGGGCAAAGAGAGACAACCCCAGGGTAAGGGAAGAAAGATTACTGTACCCTGCATTGGACGTTTCTCTGAAACATTCCTCCTTGAGAGCACCATTATCAGTAGTAACTGCCTTGAATTTGCCAAATGCACATCTGACTGCCGCTTCGCAATAGGTAGAAAGGTTGTTGAGGAGATGCAGCGGAGAAGCAGCTTAATTATTGCAAGTTTTGAAGCGGCACCTCAACGAGATGAGACCGTAAAGAAAACGATCTCCGACAGAAGAATCCTGCTGAGCGAGGCTGGATTAGAAGCTATGCGGATGATCCTTCCAATGAACACGCCTAACTCCGCGGGTGGGATTAGCCAACACAAACCCCCTACACATAGAACCAACCTCATCAATATAATGAAGAGACAAACACAACCTTTAGGAGAACCAATAATCCGAGGAGAAATGCCGTTTGGAAGTATCATTCTTGATACAGAAAAGTGTCAGCTCCACGGCGACTGCAGCAAGGCCTGCCCAACAGGCGCGCTACAACTCTTAGATAATAATCAGGGAAAGGAGATAACATTCCTTTACGGCGCATGCGTTGGATGCAAAGCCTGCTTACACGCCTGCTCGACAGACGCATTAAGTTTAGAGGAGACAATAGATTTAGCTCAGCTAGCCAAACCTTCGACCACTTTAATGACGAGACGATATCAGCTTTGCACCAGCTGCGGAAGGCAATTCCCCATTAGGATGGGATTAGATGCTCAGGTCTGCCCAGCATGTCAAGAACGATGGGGTGAAATTGAAAAGTACGCCCGCGAATCCGCTAGTTAAGTTAAGCTAAACTATCCTCTTACTCCTACTTGACGAAGATATCGACCTCGCCCAGCGGAGTAGGATAGCCCGACGCCGACAAGAATAACTAGTAAACCAAGACCAAATGCAGTCTCAACCTGATCAACAAAGGTCTCTGGAGATTTCTTTACATCAACTGTAAACGCTTCGCTTTCTGCTGGCGCGTAGTTCTTGTTCCCTTCAAATGTGACTCTTACATCATATTGGGTAACATTAGAAGGAGACCATTGGTAGAAGATAGCACCGTT
This window of the Nitrososphaerota archaeon genome carries:
- a CDS encoding 4Fe-4S binding protein, yielding MSSIFFDALRRLSQAHLSEITIHQERCIDMCGKEKRLCTACQENCVANAIRISEQVEIDWSRCTRCGVCAAVCPTEVFEIQVLSDNMILKEIMEQPKPEQIQIVCDFVKGQFQGKERQPQGKGRKITVPCIGRFSETFLLESTIISSNCLEFAKCTSDCRFAIGRKVVEEMQRRSSLIIASFEAAPQRDETVKKTISDRRILLSEAGLEAMRMILPMNTPNSAGGISQHKPPTHRTNLINIMKRQTQPLGEPIIRGEMPFGSIILDTEKCQLHGDCSKACPTGALQLLDNNQGKEITFLYGACVGCKACLHACSTDALSLEETIDLAQLAKPSTTLMTRRYQLCTSCGRQFPIRMGLDAQVCPACQERWGEIEKYARESAS